The DNA segment ATATTCCAGGCGGCAGGACGGCTACCATCCACCGCCTGGCATTCACTCCAAAAGCCGTagggacttagaaaatttttcatctcAATTTCAGAGAGGTAGCCTCTCctatatatggaaaagcatGCTTGCATTAGGCATaccataatatttttttccaactttttctCCACCGGCACTTTTCGACTTTCTCAGCCGGCTCCAAACGTTTTCGGCGCCGCCCAATGTTAGCTCAGAGAGCCATcgggacttagaaaaattttcaatcgaaCCATCATTCGGCAACTTGGATATTCCAGGCGGCAGGACGGCTACCATCCACCGCCTGGCATTCACTCCAAAAGCCGTagggacttagaaaatttttcatctcAATTTCAGAGAGGTAGCCTCTCctatatatggaaaagcatGCTTGCATTAGGCATaccataatatttttttccaactttttctCCACCGGCACTTTTCGACTTTCTCAGCCGGTCTCCAAACGTTTTCTGGCGCCGCCCAATGTTAGCTCAGAGAGCCATcgggacttagaaaaattttcaatcgaaCCATCATTCGGCATCATGGATATTCCAGGCGGCAGGACGGCTACCATCCACCGCCTGGCATTCACTCCAAAAGCCGTagggacttagaaaatttttcatctcAATTTCAGAGAGGTAGCCTCTCctatatatggaaaagcatGCTTGCATTAGGCATaccataatatttttttccaactttttctCCACCGGCACTTTTCGACTTTCTCACCCGGTCTCAAACGTTTCTGGCGCCGCCCAATGTTAGCTCAGAGAGCCATcgggacttagaaaaattttcaatcgaaCCATCATCCGGCATCATGGATATTCCAGGCGGCAGGACGGCTACCATCCACCGCCTGGCATTCACTCCAATAGCCGTagggacttagaaaatttttcatctcAATTTCAGAGAGGTAGCCTCTCctatatatggaaaagcatGCTTGCATTAGGCATaccataatatttttttccaactttttctCCACCGGCACTTTTCGACTTTCTCACCCGGTCTCAAACGTTTCTGGCGCCGCCCAATGTTAGCTCAGAGAGCCATcgggacttagaaaaattttcaatcgaaCCATCATTCGGCATCATGGATATTCCAGGCGGCAGGACGGCTACCATCCACCGCCTGGCAATTCACTCCAATAGCCGTagggacttagaaaatttttcatctcAATTTCAGAGAGGTAGCCTCTCctatatatggaaaagcatGCTTGCATTACCCATGCCATActatttttttccaactttttttcCACCGGCAATTTTCGACTTTCTCACCCGGCCTCAAACGTTTCTGGCGCCGCCCAATGTTAGCTCAGAGAGCCATcgggacttagaaaaattttcaatcgaaCCATCATTCGGCATCATGGATATTCCAGGCGGCAGGACGGCTACCATCCACCGCCCGGAATTCACTCCAAAAGCCGTagggacttagaaaatttttcatctcAATTTCAGGGAGGTAGCCTCTCctatatatggaaaagcatGCTTGCATTACCCATGCCATactattttttccattttttttttcaccggctttcatcaaaattttcatCGGCCATCAAACGCTCAACTCCCGCCTGACGATCTCCCCTAACACCGTagggacttagaaaaattttcatcATCGCCTCCGTCCgactttttgaatttttcagCCGGCCAGATGTCTCACAGCTGCCGCCCAATGAAACCTTCAAGAGCCGTcgggacttagaaaaattttcagaGAGGTAGCCTCTCCTATATATGGAAAAGGTGGTCGGTTATTCCAATGCCATAATAATTttgggacttagaaaatttttcaactttttttcgattttacCGATTTCCTTCGTTTCTTTAACGGCTTCAACCACGTTTACTGCCGCCAACATTTTTCAATGTCCCGAATGAgttgggacttagaaaaattttcactttttttcaaatttaggCTTTTCCTTCGTTTCTTTAACGGCTTCAACCACGTCAACTGCCGCCAACATTTTTCAATGTCCCGAATGAgttgggacttagaaaaattttcactttttttcaaatttaggCTTTTCCTTCGTTTCTTTAACGGCTTCAACCACGTCAACTGCCGCCAACATTTTTCAATGTCCCGAATGAgttgggacttagaaaaattttcactttttttcaaatttaggctttttcttcgtttttttaacGGCTTCAACCACGTCAACTGCCGGTTACATTTTTCAACACTCCCGATGAgttgggacttagaaaaattttcaacttttttccatttttccgatttttctcatttcttcaaCGGCTTCAATCACGTCAACTGCCGCatacatttttcatcattCCCGATGAgttgggacttagaaaaagtttcaacttttttccatttttccgatctttcttcatttcttcaacGGCTTCAATCACGTCAACTGCCGCatacatttttcatcattCCCGATGAgttgggacttagaaaaactttcaacttttttccacttttccgatctttcttcatttcttcaacGGCTTCAATCACGTCAACTGCCGCatacatttttcatcattCCCGATGAgttgggacttagaaaaagtTTCAACTTTTTCCACTTTTCCgatctttcttcatttcttcaacGGCTTCAATCACGTCAACTGCCGCatacatttttcatcattCCCGATGAgttgggacttagaaaaagtttcaatttttttccacttttccgatctttctcatttcttcAACGGCTTCAATCACGTCAACTGCCGCatacatttttcatcattCCCGATGAgttgggacttagaaaaagtttcaacttttttccacttttccgatctttctcatttcttcAACGGCTTCAATCACGTCAACTGCCGCatacatttttcatcattCCCGATGAGTTGGGACTTAGATAAAGTTTCAACTTTTTTCCACTTTTCCGatctttctcatttcttcAACGGCTTCAATCACGTCAACTGCCGCatacatttttcatcattCCCGATGAgttgggacttagaaaaatttccaacttttttccacttttccgatctttctcatttcttcAACGGCTTCAACTAAGTCAACTGCCGCatacatttttcatcattCCCGATGAgttgggacttagaaaaactttcaacttttttccacttttccgatctttctcatttcttcAACGGCTTCAATCACGTCAACTGCCGCatacatttttcatcattCCCGATGAgttgggacttagaaaaagtttcaacttttttccacttttccgatctttctcatttcttcAACGGCTTCAATCACGTCAACTGCCGCATACATAATTTTCATCATTCCCGATGAGTTGGGACTTAGATAAAGTTTCAACTTTTTTCCACTTTTCCGatctttctcatttcttcAACGGCTTCAATCACGTCAACTGCCGCatacatttttcatcattCCCGATGAgttgggacttagaaaaagtTTCAACTTTTTCCACTTTTCCGatctttctcatttcttcAACGGCTTTCAATCACGTCAACTGCCGCatacatttttcatcattCCCGATGAgttgggacttagaaaaagtTTCAACTTTTTCCACTTTTCCGatctttctcatttcttcAACGGCTTCAATCACGTCAACTGCCGCatacatttttcatcattCCCGATGAgttgggacttagaaaaagtttcaacttttttccacttttccgatctttctcatttcttcAACGGCTTCAACTAAGTCAACTGCCGCATACATTTTTCAACATTCCCGATGAgttgggacttagaaaaagtttcaacttttttccacttttccgatctttctcatttcttcAACGGCTTCAATCACGTCAACTGCCGCatacatttttcatcattCCCGATGAgttgggacttagaaaaactttcaacttttttccacttttccgatctttctcatttcttcAACGGCTTCAATCACGTCAACTGCCGAATACATTTTTCATCACTCCCGATGAGTttggaaatgaaaaagttttcaacttttttcgaCTTTTCCGatctttctcatttcttcAACGGCTTCAATCACATCAACTGCCGAATACATTTTTCATCACTCCCGATGAGTttggaaatgaaaaagttttcaacttttttcgaCTTTTCCGatctttctcatttcttcAACGGCTTTAATCACGTCAACTGCCGCatacatttttcatcattCCCGATGAgttgggacttagaaaaagtttcaacttttttccacttttccgatctttctcatttcttcAACGGCTTCAATCACGTCAACTGCCGCatacatttttcatcattCCCGATGAgttgggacttagaaaaagtttcaatttttttccacttttccgatctttctcatttcttcAACGGCTTCAATCACGTCAACTGCCGCatacatttttcatcattCCCGATGAgttgggacttagaaaaactttcaacttttttccacttttccgatctttctcatttcttcAACGGCTTCAATCACGTCAACTGCCGAATACATTTTTCATCACTCCCGATGAGTttggaaatgaaaaagttttcaacttttttcgaCTTTTCCGatctttctcatttcttcAACGGCTTCAATCACATCAACTGCCGAATACATTTTTCATCACTCCCGATGAGTttggaaatgaaaaagttttcaacttttttcgaCTTTTCCGatctttctcatttcttcAACGGCTTTAATCACGTCAACTGCCGCatacatttttcatcattCCCGATGAgttgggacttagaaaaactttcaacttttttccacttttccgatctttctcatttcttcAACGGCTTCAATCACGTCAACTGCCGCatacatttttcatcattCCCGATGAgttgggacttagaaaaagtttcaacttttttccacttttccgatctttctcatttcttcAACGGCTTCAACTAAGTCAACTGCCGAATACATTTTTCATCACTCCCGATGAGTTGAGACATGgaaaaattttcaactttTCACAAAAGTTACAGATTTGCCGTTATTTTATCAACGGACACATCTACGTCAACCGCCGCCAACATCTAACATCATCACCGTTACTTGACTACTGCATATTGAATTCACCACTTTCTCCAAATTCTTGAACGGCATCATCCACATCTGCTGCCGCAAGCATTGTtggtcatcatcatcatcgcgTCGGAGCTATTTGCTCCACTCTGCCATATTTCATTGCCCGTTTCATGCAGCTCATGCTCCGCCAATCCTTCGAAGTGAAACCGCACTTTTATTTCACGACATTTTCGGTTATTTTTCCGAAAATCTTTCTCATAAAAAGTCGTGTATTTTGCCCCAAAAAAAGTTCCGATCTCATTTGATCCATGTTGTGAGTGCCGAGCGCGAAGAAGAGTGCTCAATATCGCCACCTCTTCATGAGACCATTGATCTCGCTTCGCTTCGCCCGCTCATTCTCCAACAGTCACCAGTCCACATTTTCATCCGTCAATGTACATGgtgatcatcatcatcaacatcatcacatcatcatcatcatcgtcaacTTCATCGATCGTCATCGTCATCGTCACAAAgacatatatattttctgcGTATGCATGAATGCACCGCTTTCGACTGATTCATTCGATCGAACGGCTGATGGGGCATCAACTCACCGCTGGCAGGTTTGTCGGACACTCTCTCATCGAAGCCACGTCGAAAGAAGCGTGCCCACAGACGCGTCTCCAGATCGAAGACACGCCACAGCACTTAAAAAGGGAAGAGAACAAGTCAGGCCATATCAGCGAGATAGATCAAGGCGCACGCAATAATGCGAGACCTGTCCACTCTGGCAAGACAAATCTTCCGGTCTCATTTGAAAAGGCTGAGTCTCAAAAGATCGCAGTGTGAATTTGACTGCTCTGCCGTGTACAACACCCCGGCCGGCACTCGAGTCGTCTACAAATGATTTGGCGTCTGACCTCTGGGTTCTCGCGCACTTGCGTGCGCTTACTTTAGTCGGGTAAGAGAGGGGCGAGCCGGAGCATGACTGGCACTCCCGTAGCGGACACCCAGCATAGCCGACGGCGAACCCCCCTTAAAAACCGCGGCTCGAGAATGAAAGCGCCGACCAGGCATTCGTCCGAAACGGAGCGAAAAGGCCGGAACCCCCTCGCTGTTAGGCGAGTTTTAATCTCTAACCGAGACGGGTCTCGTTATAGCCACCCAGATAAAACGTCGAAACGAGTCAAAAGACGCGGCGTATCATTGCCTTCCTCCAGCATCGATTCTACCTTCAGAGGCCTTCAGGTATAATCATCCGGACGTAGCCTCGCACCACTGGCCGCTCGACCAAGTGCGCCAACCAACTGTCCGAACCTGCGGTTCCTCTCGTACTTCGCAGGATTACTATCGCAACAACATTTCTTCTATGGTCGTCAGTAGGGTAAAACTAACCTGTCTCACGACGGTCTAAACCCAGCTCACGTTCCCTGTAGGTGGGTGAACAATCCTACGCTTGGCGAATACTGCTTCGCAATGATAGGAAGAGCCGACATCGAAGGATCAAAAAGCGACGTCGCTATGAACGCTTGGCCGCCACAAGCCAGTTATCCCTGTGGTAACTTTTCTGACACCTCTTGCTTCAAACTCAGAATGGCCAAAAGGATCGATAGGCCGCGCTTTCGCGGTCCGTATTCGTACTGAAAATCGGGATCAAGCCGGCATTTGCCCTTTTGCTCTACGGGAGGTTTCTGTCCTCCCTGAGCCAGCCTTAGGACACCTGCGTTATCGTTTGACAGATGTACCGCCCCAGTCAAACTCCCCATCCGGCAATGTCCTCAGCCCGGATCGCACCACCGAATAATTTCCCGGAGATGGAAAGCAGACTAAGAAAGCTCGGCCGACCACGACCTCCCGCCTGCACGAGACAGGCGAAAAGCCGCGACAACCTCGCCTCGCCTGCCAACCCCTGCCGGGACGGCTCGCACTTCAACACAAGAATTCAAGCGAGACGCCGCGGACGGAGACCGTTAAAGATCCCACCCGGGCGACCGCCCACTCCGCTTCACCGAGTAAGTGAAGCGACCATGAAAGTAGTGGTATTTCATCGTCGCTGAGCCCGAAGGCCACATCTCCCACTTATGCTACACCTCTCATGTCACTCCACAATGCCGAACTAGAGTCAAGCTCAACAGGGTCTTCTTTCCCCGCTGACAAAACGAGGCCCGTTCCCCTCGCAGTGGGTTCGCTAGATAGTAGATAGGGACAGTGGGAATCTCGTTAATCCATTCGTGCGCGTCACTAATTAGATGACGAGGCATTTGGCTACCTTAAGAGAGTCATAGTTACTCCCGCCGTTTACCCGCGCTTCGTTGAATTTCTTCACTTTGACATTCAGAGCACTGGGCAGAAATCACATTGCGTCAGCACCGACTTGCGGCCATCGCAATGCTTTGTTTTAATTAGACAGTCGGATTCCCCTGGATCGTGCCAGTTCTGAGTTGGTCGTTCGATGGCGGCCGAGATCTGACACGCGCACACGACGTTGCCGCCGCACACGCGCGCAGACGATGCCGAGCCGCTCCACCGTCAGCGATCTGGCCGAGGACCGAGCCTCAGCTCTCCCGTGAGGAAGAGCTTCGACCCAGGCCTGACACGTCCGCCGACGGCTTCGCTTGATAAACTCAGCCCGACCGCCTCGACCCTCAGAGCCAATCCTTATCCCGAAGTTACGGATCCAATTTGCCGATTTCCCTTACCCACATTCATCCATCGACTAGAGGCTGTTCACCTTGGAGACCTGATGCGGATATCGGTACGAACGGGCGCGAACGTCCAACAACGTAACCCTCCCGCCGGATTTTCAAGGGCCAGCCGAGAACGACCACGGACGTCGCAGAAACGCGACGCTCTTCGGGATAGCCTTTGACAGCTAAATCCATAACCCTCTCGCCCCGCGACGGGATTCCAGGGTCTCGGTCCCTCaagcagaaaagaaaactcttccCGGGGTTCTCGGCAGCTTCTCCGGTTTGTGTCGCGTTACCGCGACCGTGACATTACGAGGGTTGAAGTCGTTTTATCGCGGACGTAGCCGCAGCCCGGTTCCGGAATCAGGACCGGATCCCCTTTCGCCTTAACCTTGGTGGCGTCTCACGTTTCAGTTTcgcatgattttttttctcctccgGTTCTTTTCAACAAACACGCAACTctcctttctttcctttcaCCCATCTGGCTAGGGACTATAGAAACGAAAGAGGGAAAGAAGCGCGCGCCGAATcctcccaaaaaaagaaagaaaaagagcacACTAGCATCACGCCCGTCACTAGGCCGGCTTTCGCCTGCGGCTTAGGATCGACTGACTCATGTCCAACCACTGTTCACATGAAACCCTTCTCCGCGTCAGTCCTCCAGGATCCCTCTGGAGTATTTGCTACTACCACCAAGATCTGCACCGACGGCGGCTCCGGGCAGGCTCACGCCCACAACCCTTCAACGCTCACCGTCGCGACCCCCCTACTCGTCGGGGCCTCAGCGCCGTCGCTCTCTGCGAGCTGACACGGACGTTATTCGCACTGCCGACCGACGGCCCGGTATAGGCACGACGCTATAGCGCCTCCCATTTTAAGGGCTAGTTGCTTCGGCAGGTGAGTTGTTACACACTCCTGAGCGGATTCCGACCTCCATGGCCACCGTCCTGCTGTCTTTAGCAACCAACTCCTTTTCGTGGGATCCGAAATGTGCGTCGTTTAGGCGCCTTAACCGGGCGTTTGGTTCATCCCACAGCGCCAGTTCtgcttaccaaaaatggcCCACTGGGCGCTcagattcaaaataaaattattgcCACGGCCTCAATCAAGAAATGCAGGCCGGGCTTCTCACCCATTGAAAGTTTGAGAATAGGTTGAGGTCGTTTCGACCCCAAGGCCTCTAATCATTCGCTTTACCGGATGAAACTCCGTTTGTTCTCTTTGCGAGCACCAGCTATCCTGAGGGAAACTTCGGGGGGAACCAGCTACTAGATGGTTCGATTAGTCTTTCGCCCCTATACCCAACTCCGACGATCGATTTGCACGTCAGAATCGCTGCGGACCTCCACCAGGGTTTCCCCTGGCTTCGTCCTGGCCAGGCATAGGTCACCATCTTTCGGGTCCCAACGTGTACGCTCTTGGTTCGTCCGGCCGACTCGGCACACCGTTTGACCGGGGCCTCGCGAGCATTCGGACGCCCAGGGGTTGCGCCCGCTCTGTTCGAGACGGGATCACCCCTCGCGGATGCACCCTCATCGGGGCCGCTTCACTTTCATTGCGCCTCGCGAGTTTCGTAATAGACTCGACGACTCGCGCACATGTTAGACTCCTTGGTCCGTGTTTCAAGACGGGTCGGGTGGGACCCGACTTCTACTCTCCGCTCTGGGCCTCCGCGGTTTTCTACAACGTGATGCCAAGCCCTGAAGCTCCAGATCGAAGCCTCTAGCGAGATACACGTAGACAATCCGGGAGGAGACAGGTCACGACCGGGCAGTACTGTTGAGTGACGCCGCGCTCGTCGAGGGCACACGAGGTAACCCAAAACTCGCTAACGAACGCCCCGTATAACAGACACCCAGTCGGTCGCGGAGTCCTACTAGGCCCCCCACTTGCGGACCTTGGCGCGGCTAATGCGGTCCTCGCCAACGAACAGAGCCGCCAAATCAAGTCGGTCTCTTCGCAGCAGAGGGCATGCAACCAAGTGCCGGGAGCGGGGGCTCGTTCGACCTTCGAGGGCCCACCCGTTTAACCCCCTGAACGGTTTCACGCACTCTTGAACTCTCTCTTCAAAGTTCTTTTCAACTTTCCCTCGCGGTACTTGTTCGCTATCGGTCTCGTGGCGATATTTAGCCTTAGAAGGAGTTTACCTCCCGCTTAGGGCTGCACGCTCAAGCAACCCGACTCTTGGGAAGGGATCCGATGCACGGTCTCGGCTCGTCTAAGCTACGGGCCTGACACCCTCTGTGGGTTGCTCGCCCCGTTCATGGAGACTTGGACGATATATACCGGACAGGCGCGCACGATCCTCCCGAACACCACATTCCTCGGCACCCGCTCAACCGGGCGCGAGGTTCGGTGCTGGGCTCATCCCTGTTCGCTCGCCGCTACTAAGGGAATCCTTGTTAGTTTCTTTTCCTCCGCTTACTGATATGCTTAAGTTCA comes from the Daphnia magna isolate NIES unplaced genomic scaffold, ASM2063170v1.1 Dm_contigs570, whole genome shotgun sequence genome and includes:
- the LOC123469325 gene encoding uncharacterized protein LOC123469325; this encodes MSWDLEKVSTFFHFSDLSHFFNGFNHVNCRIHFSSFPMSWDLEKLSTFFHFSDLSHFFNGFNHVNCRIHFSSLPMSLEMKKFSTFFDFSDLSHFFNGFNHINCRIHFSSLPMSLEMKKFSTFFDFSDLSHFFNGFNHVNCRIHFSSFPMSWDLEKVSTFFHFSDLSHFFNGFNHVNCRIHFSSFPMSWDLEKVSIFFHFSDLSHFFNGFNHVNCRIHFSSFPMSWDLEKLSTFFHFSDLSHFFNGFNHVNCRIHFSSLPMSLEMKKFSTFFDFSDLSHFFNGFNHINCRIHFSSLPMSLEMKKFSTFFDFSDLSHFFNGFNHVNCRIHFSSFPMSWDLEKLSTFFHFSDLSHFFNGFNHVNCRIHFSSFPMSWDLEKVSTFFHFSDLSHFFNGFN